In Vespa velutina chromosome 1, iVesVel2.1, whole genome shotgun sequence, the following proteins share a genomic window:
- the LOC124952368 gene encoding centrosome-associated protein 350-like isoform X2, translated as MSNNCKKEDIGLKKKYVFFNDPDIIVKRAESLVNTQLRSHLGLKKQQVDDSKVDLKEKTNDIAQLDFKNVENLLSFHPVQPYPFTFISAVKRKLSLGDHPDTQKKLYDSGNRTEAEVYSRELKFSSNHNLYQAMQNMAFREPLKVPDLKMSTKTLDYSSKDNPSSKDVAGIKLAVSSNDFVPERSEKTSRERVQRKLDFSEGPSVVACENIEPLKAPNVSIASSFSKKKEHVRESSREKENRSKRIRKDDSLYTKSDEILYSSSDFSKRSKSPRHVSRKDITDNTSGSISVGRIKTDRLPLFLPRESDFVLTKPKTKNFATSTTRKDNDKKHRCSNVQSAKLRDTSLECKNKTGGNESHSQKNIIKDTTRSMVFDNIEYKCKEDLQPLKQTDEHKYKSDNKQVKQQNKVLNQSFNKQQGGIGFKEHNKRIYDKTKTSINRIEGKHYVTYSDTSGDIEIVSDSNTSLKKRSSTCSAVFTQQSQSKDIDKSQTMQSLHSKKSGKDNENSNYIENSSLECTDVSSNKNEPFSQDINLSNKLQSSNNDLTDLNESLLPEALLDPRRISFRDENYTQEEFRDLITPDMNLIFRSKRKKQMAQSNNDTNVDCGKASKYKTTAKPETMQHGIQLLHPTALHMQFQAELHLLDSMNESLRQVMDVEKSFYNVKNEQEKELIQKQSQVTDELILHLDDIGKSGTIDKENTDKVSQINDNTGIEKVVTDKRMTNKIDEASFIDEQQSFMKKEETDEQNNNLRKRTKSVIEVAEVQTQTVNDIGTQTDIYPGRRNLSNRFLEIHENAHGQELSLEDCEIPLLSLGSRDQFEDLDQLEDLSLPSKVRTMSEISLHETTSSIKTETGTEISISTRDVTCSFNKYLDLEIAQLIKDEKQRYDKIEMLFKSREKTLHDRTKKLVKLEEQKRALRDTGQDSRISSVKKKQRALLLKLQQEKDEMNRLKELHKIASQERKLMLQKQRNMFNPQMSTKNILTKLKRSADSQSPRRLSGPMKGYDIRSNSSMSSLVDSDKSQHDKSQIDPKIQLTENDLQFQKVGLSSAEKIANLVDESNISLLKYDKLNDTMEDLKSQNKYILNSQKGSNNKLKYELRSRKFEEKMPKADIIKLRSHQLDVESKLMQGHCVNVAGHVHEKQKTISLQSLQDLDNTITEYIKSESDTLVDELSKKSKSSQVDFRSVISSKDKEPFSRDTAVNTETIQEQITSIDQDALSKTSKSSQVSEDTFQTHSRNSTKTDKSISSDKEITKKFQQNSEFKASTKRKNSKCQRTRSSSTILTENILRSKSSSQIEEFTKHHNKRTKIENEFIQSDRNDEGSILDELDLSTDQTINQNAIEVLIRQSNAMKDKNSKLFADIIDESKENISVQNVFERSLENYNENNYPSKDKGKSTQNCGDISARSQLGTFAISNHNSVDNEKEYTRSIVIRSQNHDYKTSKKLEQILNAREAALVSRRNCVEEWMAWDARLRAEEERVARMEQAAYKLVTATSALSHQDSTLSSDTSDVEGRIELLTEKLAERRIEMSRLKKEARKQTKQKLKALEANLLNQIKKYDTTIHEMRKKLESRKEAVKDSDKLAIESKSLAEFKVPDIPLKRIQEIYKNSDLLRSRSESDLLSTKIQQKGIVKNIQALIYESKCEGTNFSKSSQIIKRDNVLESSNAKKQDIHYNVQSIFADLKDTEYEKLRSISMSSTSDDDQGDKATHYNTTFHSSGTQTNHTLVSVPEQFTVAISSDNNSKDIPSEVSVVNTDTDILTASELKPSKSNRSDQLTITEPKSDLIDVEQVPLKSLMSQSNTIETSKTENLKLISNKSESYIIQNSNKELSSTNNDSGTLTYSKKLHFLQLNNKNLNEDINCLENELKALSEMMSRISSLSTEKHDNEEKSTLKDISEVFSKSELIDNNTSISNKDINKTIHSDITETEIPIKTDINSDISSYSGSILKLKSGSESTDLVKNVSHVMSELIPEGETLFSESNQEIDYKAESKKILNEIEKSIISEHAKILEGDANSSSIPLETSTQKIQKLNKDFPYYLSTSVTENKSESPIPIEDNKNLERAKNTSESSLNKKIIDEQHVADESQFLMEESYGEKLSENVETISTNISEQCSIYEDDSSKKDNDVMINKSILHFEDISQFKNTDDTLQIENVSSSENNEIHLSSRDFSNGEEINTGQYYNSNNKDEENIISQNANTLSVNLNKRDFNVEENESEVISTEKMSVDKDDWTISDSFNICNDEVENEWEKADNHEVESQIHVSSENKNISQVEKVAVIHDFTENLSVTIEDESMLLPRAESTNIDPLNLKINETDNEKTTDELDDILDIIARENDKEYDNEGRQYIRRGNKTDENLDNIKSIKASILEKENENNESNEINIQTKIILDADNMDLTIDSPFPSITCDSSLDDKLQIHKFSTSDNNKNNITPLYMEYNKNHINGINDALDVPSNKLDDVSVINIKLNVEIEEKDIVQKEMVQSQEIIINKLDSESKGDIFPQLEISTKIELSHEELIDKSITHGDNKESHVIYLPVTEEESTHPIGMKEVGYLESLPEPDSSDGEQLDNLIEVAESGLDVIEKHPESSEIHSNKGDNLSDNKEDDIEINDVRENENLPIDDCQSTEKHNKATTNATDIIIKVPFEILRDPEYEDISEESLEVSEILDKTESQKTQGLQKGTTVSENYQAVHKTEVLRILDEITQKSLPELVKTSQEDKKDVQTVETISAKALIHTSSLVNENQIIQIDQSIDQNIEIIKDTVSDNSKLTEIETEEVSTELNDLLSQSDGKRVKTITDVEQSAIQKHEDVSSDSSEGGDTPAGVSEIEIDSPRDLSNSRLNIDALDDDLLSNTNMGKQDESKTDFHATAIVTTSEKDIEAMIDKIKASLKQPGLEVADLEAKLLRIQQLQIELEIKKLEAEEVYYVREIPNKPPPPYTPPGDNRISIAIASPSPPPAVIPSNIEELTAFTEKATALIYKAKQSGQDIMNLEAPPEICELTKESNEIAKKDRKIYNTFLFDLCKENISEVYQAEYEKPGPSWTKPNVKTKPAIKIPKTVEELHEYVSKEVATLFGFKTKLQRENMVMRWSRKRRDRVDELLAREAQAEEDEWTKFHHDELAVKNGLTVAILETLIMETTSVVKVAHAKKRKRCLLLLTKYYTRNENNNDNDNAIITIIMAIVQMTRMIVMMMMMMMMMMMMTMTTTVKCY; from the exons atgagtaataattgtaaaaaagaagacataggccttaaaaaaaaatatgtcttCTTTAACGACccagatattattgttaagcGTGCAGAGAGTTTGGTtaat aCACAACTTAGATCACATCTTGGATTAAAGAAACAGCAAGTAGATGATAGTAAGGtagatttgaaagaaaagaccAATGATATAGCACAGcttgattttaaaaatgtagaaaatttgTTGTCTTTTCATCCTGTACAACCATATCCGTTTACATTTATTAGTGCAGTAAAACGAAAACTCTCTCTTGGTGATCATCCCGATACgcagaaaaaattatatgactCTGGTAATAGAACAGAAGCTGAAGTATATTCGAGGGAATTAAAATTTAGCagtaatcataatttatatcaagCAATGCAAAATATGGCTTTTAGAGAGCCATTAAAAGTACCAGATTTAAAAATGTCTACGAAGACATTAGATTATTCTTCTAAAGACAATCCTAGCTCAAAAGATGTTGCTGGAATAAAATTGGCTGTATCTTCTAATGATTTTGTGCCTGAAAGATCGGAAAAAacatcgagagaaagagtacaAAGGAAATTAGATTTTTCTGAGGGGCCATCCGTAGTTGCTTGTGAAAATATCGAACCTTTAAAAGCACCAAATGTTTCAATAGCATCTAGTTTctctaaaaagaaagagcacGTTAGAGAAAGTTctagggaaaaggaaaatagatcaaaaagaataagaaaggatGATTCTTTGTATACAAAAAGTGATGAAATATTGTATTCTTCATCGGATTTTAGTAAAAGATCTAAAAGTCCAAGACACGTTTCCAGAAAGGATATTACAGACAATACAAGTGGTTCTATATCGGTAGGGAGAATTAAAACTGATCGTTTGCCTTTATTTTTACCAAGGGAAAGTGATTTTGTATTGACAAAgccaaaaacaaaaaattttgcaaCTTCTACGACTAGAaaggataatgataaaaaacatAGGTGTTCCAATGTACAATCTGCGAAATTAAGAGACACTTCTTTAGAATGTAAAAATAAGACGGGTGGTAATGAATCGCAttctcaaaaaaatattataaaagatacgACTAGAAGTATGGTATtcgataatatagaatataaatgcAAAGAAGATTTGCAACCATTGAAACAAACTGATGAGCACAAATATAAATCGGATAATAAACAAGttaaacaacaaaataaagtGTTAAATCAGTCTTTTAACAAACAACAAGGAGGTATAGGATTTAAAGAGCATAATAAGagaatatatgataaaactAAGACATCTATAAATAGAATTGAAGGAAAACATTATGTTACATATTCAGATACTTCTGGTGATATTGAGATTGTATCTGACTCCAATACCAGTTTAAAAAAACGTAGCAGCACCTGCTCCGCAGTTTTTACTCAACAGTCGCAGAGTAAAGATATTGATAAATCTCAAACAATGCAAAGCTTACATTCTAAGAAATCAGGGAAAGATAATGAGAattcaaattatattgaaaattcttctttaGAATGTACAGACGTAAgcagtaataaaaatgaacctTTTTCtcaagatattaatttatctaataaacTTCAAAgtagtaataatgatttaactGATTTGAATGAAAGCTTATTACCAGAAGCCTTGTTAGATCCAAGAAGGATATCTTTTAGAGATGAAAATTATACGCAAGAGGAGTTTCGCGATTTAATTACACCCGATATGAATctaatatttcgatcgaaaagaaaaaaacaaatggcACAGAGTAATAATGATACCAATGTTGATTGTGGAAAAGCttcgaaatataaaacaacTGCGAAACCAGAAACAATGCAACATGGAATACAGCTT cTTCATCCGACAGCTTTGCATATGCAGTTTCAAGCAGAGTTACATCTATTAGACTCAATGAATGAATCACTTAGGCAAGTTATGGATGTGgagaaaagtttttataatgtaaaaaatgaacaagaaaaggaattaATACAGAAACAAAGTCAGGTCACTGATGAATTGATATTACACTTGGACGATATAGGAAAAAGTGGTACAATAGATAAGGAAAATACGGACAaag TATCACAAATTAATGACAATACAGGGATAGAAAAAGTTGTTACTGACAAACGAATGACGAATAAAATTGATGAAGCTTCTTTCATTGATGAACAACAATCGTTCatgaagaaagaggaaacagATGAACAGAACAATAATTTAAGGAAAAGAACTAAATCGGTCATTGAAGTAGCAGAAGTTCAGACTCAAACAGTTAATGATATTGGAACTCAAACCGACATATATCCAGGACGACGTAATTTATCTAATAGATTTTTGGAAATTCATGAAAATGCACATGGACAGGAATTATCTTTAGAAGATTGTGAAATTCCATTACTTTCTTTAGGCTCTAGAGATCAATTTGAAGATTTGGATCAGCTAGAAGATCTTTCATTGCCTAGTAAAGTAAGAACAATGTCGGAGATCAGTTTACATGAAACTACATCTTCTATAAAAACAGAAACTGGTACAGAAATTAGTATTTCTACGAGAGATGTAACTTGttcttttaacaaatatttagaTTTAGAG ATAGCTCAATTGATAAAAGATGAGAAACAAAGATATGACAAGATAGAAATGTTGTTCAAGTCGCGTGAAAAAACATTACACGATAGGACAAAGAAATTAGTGAAATTGGAAGAGCAAAAAAGAGCATTGAGAGATACTGGCCAAGATAGTCGTATTAGTTCGGTTAAGAAGAAGCAAAGGgccttattattaaaattacaacaGGAGAAAGATGAGATGAATAG ATTGAAAGAACTTCATAAAATTGCGAGCCAAGAGCGTAAATTAATGTTACAAAAGCAAAGGAACATGTTTAATCCTCAAATGtctacgaaaaatattttaacgaaattaaaaagaagtgCTGATAGTCAATCTCCACGTAGATTATCTGGCCCAATGAAAGGCTACGATATACGGAGTAACAGTTCAATGAGTTCTTTAGTAGACTCTGATAAATCTCAACATGATAAATCACAAATAGACCCGAAAATACAATTGACGGAGAATGATTTGCAATTTCAGAAAGTGGGTTTATCAAGTGCTGAAAAAATTGCAAACTTAGTGGACGAatctaatatttcattattaaaatatgataaattaaacgaCACCATGGAAGATTTAAAATcacaaaacaaatatattcttaattctcagaagggtagtaataataaattaaagtacGAGTTGAGATCTCGTaagtttgaagaaaaaatgcCTAAAgcagatattataaaattgagatCCCATCAGCTTGATGTCGAATCGAAATTAATGCAAGGACATTGTGTGAATGTAGCTGGGCATGTACATGAGAAACAAAAGACTATTAGTTTACAATCATTACAAGATTTAGATAATACAATTACAGAATATATTAAGTCAGAATCTGATACTTTAGTAGacgaattatcaaaaaaatctAAGTCATCGCAAGTTGACTTTCGAAGTGTGATATCGTCAAAAGATAAAGAACCATTTTCCAGGGATACAGCGGTAAATACTGAAACGATACAAGAACAAATAACTTCCATCGATCAAGATGCTTTGTCAAAGACATCAAAGTCTTCTCAAGTTTCCGAAGATACCTTTCAAACTCATTCAAGAAATTCAACTAAAACGGATAAATCAATTTCTAGtgataaagaaattacaaaaaaatttcaacaaaattCCGAATTTAAAGCAAGCACTAAACGGAAAAATTCTAAATGTCAAAGAACAAGATCATCATCTACCATATTAAcggaaaatatattaagatcAAAATCAAGTTCTCAAATAGAAGAATTTACAAAACACCATAACAAACgtacaaaaatagaaaatgaattcaTTCAATCGGATAGAAATGACGAAGGTTCTATTTTAGATGAGCTTGATCTTAGTACTGATCAGACTATTAATCAGAATGCTATTGAAGTTTTAATCAGGCAATCAAATGCTATGAAAGACAAAAATTCCAAATTATTTGCTGATATAATAGatgaaagcaaagaaaatatttcggtACAAAATGTTTTTGAAAGAAgtcttgaaaattataatgaaaacaattatCCTTCCAAGGATAAAGGAAAGAGTACACAAAATTGTGGTGATATATCTGCTAGATCTCAGCTTGGTACATTTGCTATTTCAAATCATAATTCTGTAGATAATGAGAAAGAGTATACTAGATCAATAGTTATCAGATCACAGAATCATGATTATAAAACTTCAAAAAAGCTCGAACA AATTTTAAATGCACGAGAAGCAGCACTTGTATCGCGTAGAAATTGTGTAGAAGAGTGGATGGCATGGGATGCACGATTAAGAGCAGAAGAAGAACGTGTTGCACGGATGGAACAAGCTGCATATAAACTTGTCACTGCAACTTCTGCTTTATCTCATCAag attctaCACTCTCATCTGATACAAGTGATGTGGAAGGAAGAATAGAATTATTAACAGAAAAATTAGCGGAGCGTAGAATAGAAATGTcacgtttaaaaaaagaagctagGAAGCAAACGAAACAAAAGCTAAAAGCATTAGAAGCAAATttgttaaatcaaattaag aaATATGATACGACTATTCATGAAATGCGAAAGAAATTGGAGTCTAGAAAGGAAGCTGTGAAGGATAGTGACAAATTGGCTATAGAGTCTAAATCATTGGCAGAATTTAAAGTACCTGATATTCCGCTTAAGAGAAtacaagaaatttataaaaatagtgATCTGTTACGTTCGAGATCAGAATCTGACTTATTATCAACAAAAATTCAACAAAAAGgcattgttaaaaatattcaagctTTGATATATGAAAGTAAATGTGAAggaacaaatttttcaaagtcatcgcaaataattaaaagggACAATGTGCTGGAATCATCAAATGCTAAAAAACAAGATATTCATTATAACGTTCAGTCCATATTTGCAGATTTGAAAGATACAGAATATGAAAAACTCAGGTCTATTTCAATGTCATCAACTTCTGATGATGATCAAGGCGATAAAGCTACACATTATAATACCACATTTCATTCTAGTGGAACTCAAACTAATCACACGCTTGTTTCCGTACCAGAACAATTTACAGTTGCAATATCATCTGACAATAATTCAAAAGATATTCCAAGTGAAGTTAGCGTAGTAAATACTGATACAGATATTCTTACAGCATCTGAATTAAAACCATCAAAGAGTAATAGGAGCGATCAACTTACAATAACAGAACCAAAATCAGATTTAATTGATGTTGAACAAGTGCCTTTAAAAAGTCTTATGTCACAGTCCAACACAATAGAAACATCAAAAACAGAGAATTTAAAgcttatttcaaataaatcagaatcatatattattcaaaaCTCCAATAAGGAACTTTCGTctactaataacgatagtgGAACGCTTACTTATTCTAAAAAATTACACTTTTTAcaactaaataataaaaatctaaatgaagatattaattGCCTTGAAAATGAGCTTAAAGCTCTGTCAGAAATGATGTCACGAATTAGTAGTTTATCCACCGAAAAGcatgataatgaagaaaaaagtaccTTAAAAGATATATCAGAGGTGTTTTCAAAATCTGAGCTGATTGACAATAACACATCAATttctaataaagatataaataaaaccatTCATTCGGATATTACAGAAACAGAAATTCCCATTAAAACCGATATTAATTCTGATATCTCAAGTTATTCAGGAAGCATTTTGAAGTTGAAATCGGGCAGTGAGTCTACAGATTTAGTGAAAAATGTAAGTCACGTTATGTCTGAATTAATTCCAGAAGGGGAAACATTATTTTCAGAATCAAATCAAGAAATAGATTATAAAGCGGAAAGTAAgaagatattaaatgaaatcgaaaaatcaattatatccGAACATGCAAAAATACTTGAAGGTGATGCTAATTCTTCAAGTATACCATTGGAAACAAGTACgcaaaagatacaaaaattaaacaaagattttccatattatttatctacttCAGTTACTGAGAACAAATCAGAATCACCGATACCCATagaggataataaaaatcttgaaCGAGCAAAGAATACGTCTGAATCatctttgaataaaaaaataattgatgaaCAGCATGTAGCAGATGAATCTCAATTTTTAATGGAGGAATCATATGGGGAAAAATTGTCTGAAAATGTAGAAACTATTTCGACGAATATATCGGAACAATGTTCGATATATGAGGACGATAGTTCGAAAAAAGACAATGACGTAATGATTAACAAAAGTATATTACATTTCGAAGATATTTcacaatttaaaaatactgACGATACTTTGCAAATTGAAAATGTATCTTCttctgaaaataatgaaatacattTGTCTTCAAGAGACTTTTCTAAtggagaagaaataaatacgggtcaatattataattctaataataaagatgaagagaatATAATTTCACAAAATGCAAATACATTGTccgtaaatttaaataaacgtgACTTCAATgtagaagaaaatgaatcaGAAGTTATTTCCACTGAAAAAATGTCTGTAGATAAAGACGACTGGACTATATCtgattcatttaatatttgcaATGACGAAGTAGAGAATGAATGGGAAAAAGCAGATAATCATGAAGTAGAATCACAGATTCACGTTAgttcagaaaataaaaatatatcgcaAGTAGAAAAAGTTGCTGTCATTCATGATTTTACAGAAAATTTATCGGTTACTATAGAAGATGAGTCTATGCTTTTACCGAGGGCAGAATCTACAAATATTGATCCTCTTAATTTAAAGATTAATGAAACGGACAATGAAAAAACTACTGATGAGCTTGATGacatattagatataatagccagagaaaatgataaagagtATGATAATGAAGGTAGGCAATATATAAGAAGAGGTAATAAAACCGATGAAAATTTGGacaatataaaatctattaaagCATCTAtcttggagaaagaaaatgaaaacaatgaatcaaatgaaattaatattcaaacaAAGATCATCTTAGATGCAGATAATATGGATCTTACAATAGACAGTCCATTTCCGTCTATTACATGCGATTCTTCGCTCGATGATAAATTACAAATCCACAAATTCTCAacaagtgataataataaaaataatattactccATTATATATggaatacaataaaaatcatattaatggAATTAATGACGCATTAGATGTTCCATCCAATAAATTAGATGATGTGTCcgtgataaatataaaattaaacgtagaaatagaagaaaaagatattgtcCAAAAAGAAATGGTTCAGTctcaagaaataataataaacaagcTGGATTCAGAATCTAAAGGAGATATATTCCCGCAATTAGAAATTAGCACTAAGATCGAATTATCCCATGAAGAACTAATTGATAAAAGTATTACCCACGGTGATAATAAGGAATCTCATGTAATTTATCTCCCTGTTACGGAAGAAGAAAGTACACATCCAATAGGAATGAAGGAAGTAGGATATTTGGAATCATTACCAGAACCAGATAGTTCTGATGGTGAACAActtgataatttaattgaagtAGCGGAAAGTGGATTAGATGTAATAGAAAAGCATCCTGAATCATCAGAAATACATTCTAACAAGGGTGATAATTTATCagataataaagaagacgatattgaaataaatgatgtacgtgaaaatgaaaatcttcCGATTGATGATTGTCAATCTACAGAGAAACATAATAAAGCTACAACGAATGCTaccgatattataattaaagtaccatttgaaatattaagagATCCCGAATATGAAGATATCTCTGAGGAAAGCCTTGAAGTATCGGAAATTCTTGATAAAACGGAAAGTCAAAAAACGCAAGGTTTACAAAAAGGAACGACCGTGTCAGAAAATTATCAAGCGGTACATAAAACTGAAGTATTAAGGATATTGGATGAAATTACACAAAAATCATTGCCGGAGTTGGTGAAAACTTCacaagaagacaaaaaagatgTGCAAACAGTTGAAACAATATCCGCTAAAGCGTTAATTCATACATCCTCGTTAGTTaatgaaaatcaaataatacaaatagatCAATCAATTGATCAAAATATTGAGATTATAAAGGATACGGTATCAGATAATTCCAAATTGACAGAAATTGAAACTGAAGAAGTTTCCACAGAACTGAATGATCTATTATCACAGTCAGACGGGAAACGCGTTAAAACGATAACTGACGTAGAACAGAGCGCTATACAAAAACATGAAGATGTATCGTCTGATTCTAGCGAGGGTGGTGATACACCTGCAGGTGTATCAGAGATCGAAATAGACTCTCCAAGAGATTTAAGTAACTCCAGATTGAATATCGATGCCTTGGACGATGATCTACTTAGTAATACGAATATGGGAAAACAGGATGAATCAAAAACGGATTTTCATGCAACGGCTATTGTTACGACGTCGGAAAAAGATATCGAAGCtatgatcgataaaataaaag CTTCGTTGAAGCAGCCTGGCTTAGAAGTTGCCGATTTGGAAGCTAAGCTACTTCGTATACAACAACTTCAAATTGAATTAgag aTCAAAAAATTGGAAGCCGAAGAAGTATACTACGTTAGAGAAATACCAAATAAACCTCCACCGCCGTATACACCTCCAGGAGATAATCGAATTTCTATAGCTATTGCCTCACCTTCTCCGCCTCCTGCAGTAATACCTTCGAATATAGAAGAATTGACAGCTTTTACAGAAAAGGCTACGGCTTTAATATACAAAGCTAAACAATCCGGACAAGATATTATGAATTTAGAAGCACCTCCGGAAATTTGTgaattaacgaaagaaagtaACGAGATCgcgaaaaaagatagaaagatttataatacattcctttttgatttatgtaaagaaaatatttcggaAGTTTATCAAGCGGAATACGAGAAACCTGGTCCAAGTTGGACAAAACCAAATGTAAAGACAAAGCCAGCTATAAAAATTCCAAAGACCGTAGAAGAGCTTCATGAATATGTTAGTAAGGAAGTAGCGACATTATTTGGATTcaaaacaaaattacaaaGGGAGAATATGGTAATGCGTTGGAGTAGAAAACGTAGAGATAGAGTCGATGAATTATTAGCGAGAGAGGCCCAGGCCGAAGAAGACGAATGGACTAAGTTTCATCACGATGAATTGGCAGTGAAAAATGGACTCACGGTGGCCATATTAGAAACATTGATTATGGAGACTACAAGTGTGGTTAAAGTGGCacatgcaaaaaaaagaaag